From the Gallaecimonas mangrovi genome, one window contains:
- the acuI gene encoding acrylyl-CoA reductase (NADPH): MFNALLIEKDHQGYRCHLKSLDEKQLPAGDVEVDISHSTLNYKDALAITGKSPIVRQFPMVPGIDFAGTVSHSQHPDFKTGDKVVLNGWGVGEQHWGGLSQKARVNGDWLVPLPTAFSPAQAMAIGTAGYTAMLCIQALERHGLTPDKGEVLVTGANGGVGSVAIAILAKLGYRVVAATGRPELAAGLNALGASEIIDRHRFSEPGKPLAKERFAAVVDSVGSHTLANACAATQSDGLVAACGLAQGMDFPATVAPFILRGVSLLGINSVTRPKAERLAAWQRLATDLDPAKLADITQQIALSDAVNKAQDLLAGSVRGRLVVDVNH; this comes from the coding sequence ATGTTTAACGCCTTACTGATTGAAAAAGACCACCAAGGTTACCGCTGCCACCTTAAATCTCTGGATGAAAAGCAATTGCCCGCGGGGGATGTGGAAGTGGACATCAGCCACAGCACCCTTAACTACAAAGACGCCTTGGCCATTACCGGCAAAAGCCCGATAGTGCGCCAGTTTCCGATGGTGCCGGGTATCGACTTTGCCGGCACCGTTAGCCACAGCCAGCACCCCGATTTTAAAACCGGCGATAAGGTGGTACTGAACGGCTGGGGCGTGGGCGAACAGCACTGGGGCGGCCTTAGCCAAAAAGCCCGGGTTAACGGCGACTGGCTGGTGCCATTGCCAACGGCCTTTAGCCCCGCCCAGGCGATGGCCATTGGCACTGCCGGTTACACCGCCATGCTCTGTATACAAGCGCTAGAGCGCCATGGCTTGACGCCAGATAAGGGCGAGGTGCTGGTCACCGGTGCCAATGGCGGCGTCGGTAGCGTGGCCATCGCTATTTTGGCCAAACTCGGTTACCGGGTGGTGGCCGCCACTGGCCGTCCGGAATTGGCCGCCGGCCTTAACGCCCTGGGCGCCAGTGAAATCATTGACCGCCACCGCTTCAGCGAGCCCGGCAAACCACTGGCTAAAGAGCGCTTTGCGGCGGTTGTGGATTCCGTTGGCAGCCATACCCTGGCCAACGCCTGCGCCGCCACCCAAAGCGACGGTTTGGTGGCCGCTTGTGGCTTGGCGCAAGGCATGGATTTCCCGGCCACGGTGGCGCCTTTTATTCTGCGTGGGGTCAGTCTTTTGGGCATTAACAGTGTCACCCGCCCCAAGGCCGAACGCCTGGCGGCCTGGCAGCGCTTGGCCACAGACCTAGACCCGGCCAAGCTTGCCGACATCACCCAGCAGATTGCGCTCAGTGACGCCGTTAACAAAGCGCAGGATTTATTGGCCGGAAGCGTTAGAGGGCGGCTGGTTGTCGACGTAAACCACTAG
- the acuR gene encoding acrylate utilization transcriptional regulator AcuR, with protein MENITPSKRRGRPPRQDRSPDDVKQLLLRKGLETFTSQGFSATGLDGILRAAKVPKGSFYYYFASKEAYGLAVLDHYDAFFCHLLAKSLNNSALPALARIHHFVEAAKAGMEKYQFQRGCLVGNLGQEVNLLPKAFRGRLEAVLQGWQHKMAATLAAAQGSGELAAGADCQQLANYFWIGWEGAVLRARLAESAAPLDTFIHGFLAGLPRP; from the coding sequence ATGGAAAACATAACCCCCAGCAAACGCCGCGGCCGGCCACCCCGCCAAGACCGCAGCCCCGACGACGTTAAGCAGCTGCTGCTAAGAAAGGGCCTTGAAACCTTTACCAGCCAGGGCTTTAGCGCCACCGGCCTGGACGGCATTCTGCGCGCCGCCAAGGTGCCCAAAGGCTCTTTTTATTACTACTTTGCCAGCAAGGAAGCCTATGGCCTGGCGGTGCTTGACCATTACGACGCCTTCTTTTGCCACCTCTTGGCCAAAAGCCTTAATAACAGCGCCTTGCCGGCTCTTGCCCGTATTCATCATTTCGTTGAGGCAGCAAAAGCGGGCATGGAAAAGTATCAATTTCAGCGCGGCTGTCTGGTGGGCAATTTGGGCCAGGAAGTGAACCTGCTGCCCAAGGCCTTTCGGGGCCGGTTAGAAGCCGTGCTGCAAGGCTGGCAGCACAAAATGGCCGCCACCTTAGCGGCGGCCCAAGGCAGCGGCGAACTGGCGGCCGGGGCCGACTGCCAGCAACTTGCCAACTATTTTTGGATTGGCTGGGAAGGGGCGGTGCTGCGCGCCCGGCTGGCCGAGTCAGCCGCGCCGCTGGACACCTTTATCCACGGCTTTTTGGCCGGGCTGCCCCGGCCATAA
- a CDS encoding NAD(P)H-dependent flavin oxidoreductase — MKMSLLARLGVTFPLLQAPMAGVSTPALAAAVSNAGGLGALGLGASSADKARQLIKETRALTDKPFNVNLFCHQPASSDRLREAAWLAHLAPYFAEFGAKPPEQINEIYQSFVVDDAMLKLLLDEKPAVVSFHFGLPPQSAIAALKAAGIVLLASATNLAEAKHIEAAGLDAIVAQGVEAGGHRGVFDPERDDEIGTLALVRLLSQHCTLPIIAAGGIMDGLAIQAAMTAGAGAVQLGTAFILCPESAADANYRAALKSDKALHTAITANISGRPARGLPNRFYSAIADNAPVLPAYPNTYDAGKALAAAAKAKGVDDFAAQWAGQGAPLARELPAGELVKVLMAELVVARKGD, encoded by the coding sequence ATGAAGATGTCTTTACTGGCACGCTTGGGCGTGACCTTTCCGTTATTGCAAGCACCGATGGCCGGGGTGTCGACGCCAGCGTTGGCTGCGGCGGTGTCAAATGCTGGTGGCCTTGGCGCCTTGGGGCTGGGTGCCAGCAGCGCTGATAAAGCGCGCCAACTGATCAAAGAAACCCGGGCGCTAACCGACAAGCCCTTTAACGTGAACCTTTTTTGCCATCAACCGGCCAGCAGTGACCGGCTGCGTGAAGCGGCCTGGCTGGCCCATCTGGCCCCGTATTTTGCCGAGTTTGGCGCTAAGCCTCCCGAGCAAATCAACGAGATTTATCAAAGCTTTGTGGTCGATGACGCCATGCTCAAGCTGCTGCTTGACGAAAAGCCGGCGGTGGTGAGCTTTCACTTTGGCTTGCCGCCACAAAGCGCCATTGCCGCGCTCAAAGCCGCAGGCATTGTGCTGTTGGCCAGCGCCACCAATTTGGCTGAAGCCAAACACATTGAAGCAGCGGGGCTGGATGCCATTGTCGCCCAAGGGGTTGAGGCCGGTGGCCACCGCGGCGTTTTTGACCCCGAGCGCGACGATGAAATCGGTACCCTGGCGCTGGTGCGGCTGTTAAGCCAGCACTGCACGCTGCCCATTATCGCCGCTGGCGGCATTATGGATGGCCTGGCAATACAGGCGGCCATGACCGCAGGCGCCGGGGCGGTGCAGCTGGGTACCGCCTTTATTCTTTGCCCCGAATCGGCCGCCGATGCCAACTACCGCGCCGCCCTTAAAAGCGACAAGGCCTTGCATACCGCCATTACCGCCAATATCTCCGGCCGCCCGGCGCGGGGCCTGCCCAACCGCTTTTACAGCGCCATTGCCGACAATGCCCCGGTGCTACCGGCTTACCCCAACACCTACGATGCCGGTAAGGCCCTGGCCGCCGCTGCCAAAGCCAAAGGTGTTGACGACTTTGCCGCCCAATGGGCCGGGCAGGGCGCACCACTGGCTCGTGAATTACCGGCCGGGGAATTGGTGAAGGTGTTAATGGCGGAGTTGGTGGTAGCGAGGAAGGGGGATTGA
- a CDS encoding PLP-dependent cysteine synthase family protein, with product MPRQWVNAAIKKIEADFQRSADTHLLKLDIPAFPHIQLYLKDESSHPTGSLKHRLARSLFLYGLCNGWITEGKTIIEASSGSTAVSEAYFARLLGLPFIAVIPKSTSAEKIAKISFYGGRCHLVDDPSQIDAESHRLALETGGHFVDQFTYAERATDWRGNNNIAETLFEQMRHEPYPEPTWLVMSAGTGGTSATLGRHIRYAGMNTQLCVVDPEQSAFFDYYHSRDSSIRTKGACVEGIGRPRPELSFLPDVIDEMLQVPDNATFAAMLLLEELLGRKVGGSTGTNFYGALLKVSAMAKAGQQGSVATLICDQGERYLNTYYNPDWRSAKGIDTAHWLPKLRQFWHQGGDL from the coding sequence ATGCCGCGCCAATGGGTTAATGCCGCTATAAAAAAAATCGAAGCTGACTTTCAACGCAGTGCCGACACTCACCTGTTAAAGCTCGATATTCCGGCCTTCCCGCATATTCAGCTGTACCTCAAAGACGAGTCCAGCCACCCTACCGGCAGCTTGAAGCACCGCTTGGCGCGGTCGTTGTTTTTGTACGGGCTTTGTAATGGCTGGATAACCGAAGGCAAAACCATTATTGAGGCCTCCAGCGGCTCCACGGCGGTGTCGGAAGCCTACTTTGCCAGGTTGTTGGGGCTGCCCTTTATTGCGGTGATCCCCAAAAGCACCTCGGCAGAGAAGATTGCCAAAATCAGCTTTTATGGTGGCCGCTGCCATTTGGTGGACGACCCCAGCCAAATTGACGCCGAATCGCACCGGTTGGCGTTAGAGACCGGTGGCCACTTTGTTGACCAGTTCACCTACGCCGAGCGAGCCACCGACTGGCGCGGCAATAACAACATTGCCGAAACCCTGTTTGAGCAGATGCGCCACGAGCCTTACCCCGAACCGACCTGGCTGGTGATGAGCGCCGGTACCGGCGGCACCTCGGCAACCCTTGGCCGCCATATTCGCTACGCTGGCATGAACACCCAGCTTTGTGTGGTAGATCCGGAGCAGTCAGCCTTTTTTGACTACTACCACAGCCGCGACAGCAGCATTCGCACCAAAGGTGCCTGCGTTGAAGGCATCGGCCGGCCAAGGCCGGAGCTGAGTTTTCTGCCCGATGTGATTGATGAAATGCTGCAAGTGCCCGACAACGCCACCTTCGCCGCCATGCTGCTCCTTGAAGAACTCTTGGGCCGAAAGGTCGGCGGCAGCACCGGCACCAACTTCTATGGCGCACTTTTAAAAGTCAGCGCCATGGCCAAAGCCGGGCAACAAGGCTCGGTAGCCACACTGATTTGCGACCAGGGCGAGCGCTACCTTAACACCTATTACAACCCCGACTGGCGCAGCGCCAAAGGCATCGACACCGCACACTGGCTACCCAAACTGCGCCAGTTCTGGCACCAAGGCGGCGACCTCTAA
- a CDS encoding retron St85 family RNA-directed DNA polymerase — protein sequence MHIKKAIANDLSIPDGLIDEAISVARAHVKIFHIQKRSGGSREICHPSKKLKTLQYWLIHSVFSQMQVHDASMAYRDGVSILHNAEKHRSNRFFLKMDLENFFHSISFEDFIPILRSWHRKSNPKWILDAECEDMIRRICFYKNDRLAIGYPSSPIISNIVMNEFDSKVSTLISDRKYGKVIYTRYADDLVLSTDKKGACSEIIKEIINLIQGTSSPNISVNHSKTKLGSSTGGSASVTGLKICSGGHITIHRKQKDHIRLLLSLYRKGKLEQEEENSLLGHLSYCHYVAPDFYTKLSKKYFKEIYDLRSKDL from the coding sequence ATGCATATTAAAAAAGCTATAGCAAATGACCTGTCAATACCGGATGGATTGATTGACGAAGCAATAAGCGTAGCTAGGGCCCATGTGAAAATATTTCATATACAGAAAAGGTCTGGCGGGTCGAGAGAGATTTGTCATCCTTCAAAAAAGCTGAAGACGTTACAGTATTGGCTTATTCATAGTGTTTTTAGCCAGATGCAAGTTCATGATGCGTCGATGGCTTACCGTGATGGAGTATCGATTCTGCATAATGCGGAGAAGCATAGATCGAATAGATTTTTCCTGAAGATGGATTTGGAAAATTTTTTCCACAGTATTTCATTTGAAGATTTTATTCCCATTTTGAGGTCGTGGCATAGAAAGAGTAATCCAAAATGGATCTTGGACGCCGAATGTGAAGATATGATTCGGCGTATTTGTTTTTACAAAAATGATCGACTTGCTATTGGCTACCCGAGCTCGCCAATAATTAGTAACATTGTTATGAATGAATTTGATTCAAAAGTATCCACTCTTATTTCTGATAGAAAATATGGAAAAGTGATTTATACGAGATATGCAGATGATTTGGTGCTCTCTACGGACAAAAAGGGAGCATGCTCAGAGATTATTAAAGAAATCATTAATCTAATTCAAGGCACTTCGTCTCCGAACATTAGTGTAAATCACTCAAAAACAAAACTTGGAAGCAGTACTGGCGGATCAGCTTCAGTTACGGGCCTAAAAATATGCTCAGGTGGGCATATCACAATCCATAGAAAGCAAAAAGATCATATTAGGCTGCTGTTAAGTTTGTATAGAAAAGGTAAGCTTGAACAGGAGGAAGAAAATTCGCTCCTTGGTCATTTGAGCTATTGTCATTATGTGGCTCCAGATTTCTATACCAAATTATCCAAGAAATATTTTAAAGAAATTTATGATTTGCGTTCAAAAGATTTATAA
- a CDS encoding retron St85 family effector protein, with product MFNEIKTKNLIHKRVEALKRAIINSRVYLPPDISKFIFLCGANKSQIEISERRKALIEFSKIHLPHTHFFLAEKMFSTLQDEGHKGNILDVESLISDFSDFILIILESPSAFAELGAFSHEKLRRKLVVINNLEFKTENSFINLGPIKAIEEAAGTDRIVYYKMSADGIKIRDAIGDTFHQIYELFKEPIKSTGTSVDLDVLNPAKKFDKRSAMFIHDLIYLSGPILHRELIQLLKLLFGDDNYNKAAHLLAILSSFESIERNQKGLYRSKLNKTYYDFRFDTSKYISTFRNYTLKGYPERLYAY from the coding sequence ATGTTCAATGAAATTAAAACAAAAAATTTGATCCATAAGAGGGTCGAGGCTCTTAAGCGGGCCATTATCAATTCTCGTGTATATCTTCCTCCTGATATTTCAAAATTTATATTTCTATGCGGAGCAAACAAGAGCCAAATAGAAATATCTGAGCGCAGAAAAGCGCTTATAGAATTCTCCAAGATTCATTTGCCACATACACATTTTTTTCTGGCTGAAAAAATGTTTTCCACTCTTCAGGATGAAGGTCACAAAGGCAACATCCTTGATGTCGAAAGTTTAATTTCTGATTTCTCTGATTTTATTCTAATAATTTTAGAAAGTCCTAGCGCTTTCGCTGAGCTTGGTGCTTTTTCCCATGAAAAGCTAAGAAGAAAGCTGGTGGTAATTAACAACTTAGAATTTAAGACGGAAAATTCCTTTATAAATCTCGGGCCAATAAAAGCCATTGAAGAAGCTGCTGGAACGGATCGAATTGTCTACTACAAAATGAGTGCAGATGGGATTAAGATCCGAGACGCCATAGGTGATACATTCCATCAGATTTATGAATTGTTCAAAGAGCCTATTAAATCGACAGGAACATCGGTTGATCTTGATGTATTAAATCCGGCAAAAAAATTTGACAAAAGATCAGCAATGTTTATTCATGATTTAATATATCTATCAGGTCCAATATTGCACAGAGAACTCATACAACTATTAAAGCTGTTGTTTGGAGATGACAATTATAATAAGGCCGCTCATCTATTGGCCATATTATCCTCATTCGAATCTATCGAAAGAAACCAAAAAGGCTTGTATAGAAGCAAGCTAAACAAAACGTATTACGACTTTAGATTTGACACTTCCAAATATATATCAACGTTTAGAAACTACACATTGAAGGGGTACCCGGAGAGGCTATATGCATATTAA